A single window of Rhipicephalus microplus isolate Deutch F79 chromosome 5, USDA_Rmic, whole genome shotgun sequence DNA harbors:
- the LOC119173790 gene encoding putative protein-lysine deacylase ABHD14B: MPSPPNTNVLQSTQGDGGVAASSTRNLVEGQAGESRGWCFEHAKSLLILVVAVVLVFGMVLYGIFVYLPDGQSTVGSTAKGQSTVGSTAKGQTITPSGNTDPPSSVDWKTPWHSFNYKELDVPASISTEARQVTPSEATVVVDGLTVFYREVNPQGAYANISVLMLHGAAFKSQTWYDLGTLGNLGLMGYRVVAIDVPGYGNSPSGTITDKAAFMQHLLAALRLKDPVIVSPSMSGGLSLPFLIKHWQKMAGYVPVAPVGTNALLQVQCDTADAPVDVSQVYAKLRAYVPNPVPNLSCIKVPTMVVFGEHDRGSSSAILNLLPNSVAVEIPNGRHPAYLDDPKLWHQALYNFLLRLRQLRR; the protein is encoded by the exons ATGCCATCTCCCCCTAACACGAATGTGCTGCAAAGTACACAGGGTGACGGTGGAGTCGCAGCATCATCAACGCGTAACTTGGTTGAGGGGCAGGCAGGAGAGTCACGAGGGTGGTGCTTCGAACATGCCAAAA GCCTTCTGATCCTTGTGGTGGCTGTGGTACTTGTGTTCGGCATGGTTCTTTACGGGATTTTCGTTTACTTGCCCGACGGGCAGAGCACTGTCGGCTCCACTGCAAAAGGGCAGAGCACTGTTGGCTCCACTGCAAAAGGGCAGACCATCACTCCAAGTGGGAACACAGACCCGCCGTCTTCCGTGGACTGGAAAACACCCTGGCACTCATTCAACTACAAAGAGCTTGATGTACCAGCAAGCATCAGCACTGAAGCCCGCCAAGTGACGCCATCGGAGGCAACCGTTGTCGTCGAT GGCCTCACCGTGTTTTATCGGGAAGTGAATCCCCAGGGAGCATATGCCAACATTTCAGTCTTGATGCTGCACGGTGCTGCTTTCAAGTCTCAGACATGGTACGACCTCGGAACCTTGGGAAACCTGGGTTTGATGGGCTACCGAGTTGTGGCCATCGATGTACCCG GATATGGCAACTCTCCCTCTGGGACGATCACCGACAAGGCAGCATTCATGCAGCACCTCTTGGCTGCCCTTCGCCTCAAGGATCCGGTGATTGTGAGCCCAAGCATGAGCGGTGGACTGAGCCTGCCATTCTTGATCAAGCATTGGCAAAAGATGGCCGGATATGTTCCAGTGGCCCCAGTGGGTACAAATGCCCTATTGCAAGTGCAGTGCGACACTGCTGATGCCCCGGTGGACGTGTCGCAAGTGTATGCAAAACTTCGTGCCTATGTGCCCAACCCGGTTCCCAATCTGAGCTGCATCAAG GTGCCCACAATGGTGGTGTTCGGCGAGCACGATCGGGGTTCGAGTTCAGCCATACTGAACCTCTTGCCCAACAGTGTGGCCGTTGAAATACCCAACGGGAGGCACCCAGCATACCTTGACGATCCCAAGCTGTGGCACCAAGCGTTGTACAACTTCCTCTTGCGTTTGCGCCAACTGCGGCGCTGA